Part of the Plasmodium malariae genome assembly, chromosome: 9 genome is shown below.
TCTACACAAGACTTCAACGGAtgttgatatttttttttccataattttatcatatttgtCCTTTTTAGAAATAGCCTTAAGGCCTTGCCATGGTAAACTTCCTCTAAGAAAATACATAAGAACATATCCTAGGGCTTCTATATCGTCCCTACGAGACTGTTCAATTCCTAagggaaaaggaaaagaatcGCAAACGTGcaacatatatgtgtaaaaaCACACACgaatacatacacatatatatatatatatatatatatatatatatatatatatactcacaAGAAGTGTACTGAATTTGCGCttcatatacacataaataagTTACCTAAATGAGTATTTATACTAGCATATCTTGCTGTTCctgttaaattttttccttctttatatggtatatgtgtatgtgacCTTGAATCTCTGTATTTTTTTGCAAGTCCAAAATcaataatatgaattaatgtaactttttttcctcttcctgcaaaaaaaaaaaaaataaataaaatggtaCACATCACATGGAACACATCATATGAAACTCATCACATGGAACACACCACATGGAACACACCACATGGAACACATCACATGGAACACATCATATGGAACACATCAtatggaataaataaaataaacaaaatatgcacatatttatacGCACACggatacacacatacacacatgtgCACATTCACAAATAGTCAAAATCATAATACTATTAAACTGCTTTATTGGAAGTAACATACCTATTAAAAAGTTATCTGGTTTAATATCTctatgtataaaatttttggaATGTACATATTCAATTCTGTTTaactgtaaaaataaaagaccatcaaaaaaaaaaataataaaatgtttatatttacgataaacatattatatacaatGCATGACAATATGTATAAGGCAGCAGGTATCACtttaacatatacatatataaatatatacatacataaaaatatgtttgcATATGTTTGTATTTGTGCGGGATCTAACCATTTGATCTGCTGTCATTAGGACAGtctttaaagaaaattttctaTTACAAAGGGTAAAAAGATCTTCTAAAGATGGCCCTAATAAATCAAGAACCATAATAGTAAAATCTCCTTCTATCCCATACCAATATACTTTAGGTACTCCAactaataaacaaaaagggTTGTATATTATGTAGGTAAATGTGcgtttctcatttttttgttatatacgcatatatatatatatagatatagtcatatacacatatatacagatacacatataacacacttatatttctatattccttcttttatttcttcttttttaaatataatatatattaatatttattattttcattcgAGTAAAATTTATGCATACTTCCTCCtcctaatattttataaagcTTTGATTCGTATAACAGTTGAGGATGTTTCGATCTCGTTGATtcctaaaaaaaatgatgaaaaggTATAAGAAATATTGAAATTCGAAAATTGGTAGATACACAAAAACGATATAGAAATTCATCATTTTGCGCATGATTTATTTGTTATCACGTCACTTCATCGCTTATTTCTTTTCTGCCTCTTTCCAATACTATTCCTATTTCTCTTCTTCAAccttaatttcttttttttttttttttttttttctttcttttttccctttttcaaCTTACTAATTTTACAGCAAATTCTTCCATA
Proteins encoded:
- the CK1 gene encoding casein kinase 1, putative, which codes for MEIRVANKYALGKKLGSGSFGDIYVAKDIVTMEEFAVKLESTRSKHPQLLYESKLYKILGGGIGVPKVYWYGIEGDFTIMVLDLLGPSLEDLFTLCNRKFSLKTVLMTADQMLNRIEYVHSKNFIHRDIKPDNFLIGRGKKVTLIHIIDFGLAKKYRDSRSHTHIPYKEGKNLTGTARYASINTHLGIEQSRRDDIEALGYVLMYFLRGSLPWQGLKAISKKDKYDKIMEKKISTSVEVLCRNASFEFVTYLNYCRSLRFEDRPDYTYLRRLLKDLFIREGFTYDFLFDWTCVYASEKDKKKMLENKNRFDQTADQEGRVKQN